A part of Dermacentor variabilis isolate Ectoservices chromosome 10, ASM5094787v1, whole genome shotgun sequence genomic DNA contains:
- the LOC142560210 gene encoding uncharacterized protein LOC142560210 isoform X1: MLKYGALVAFLVSLLLSQGIMEIMYTSVNVTPIVGIQVTSDGCHYNGVKFNGLQYSWQPCQRLSCHLESQVLVKMECGAPPEGCYLQQGVDRPFPYCCRVRCPELSVCVTSNGSLMKTGEIINSSDPCLRYMCKNGILLTQGCPVPSETLCAAPYKNKGLPYPECCALKRDCIG; the protein is encoded by the exons ATGCTTAAATATGGAGCGctcgtcgcctttcttgtgtccctGTTGCTGAGCCAAGGAATAATGGAAATAATGTATACTAGCGTGAACGTTACTCCAATTGTTGGTATACAAGTAACAAGTG ATGGCTGCCATTACAATGGAGTCAAGTTTAATGGGCTACAATATTCTTGGCAACCATGCCAAAGACTGTCATGTCATCTAGAGAGCCAAGTCCTGGTAAAAATGGA GTGTGGGGCACCTCCGGAAGGCTGCTACCTCCAACAAGGCGTAGACAGACCGTTCCCGTACTGCTGTAGAGTCCGTTGTCCTGAGCTGA GTGTTTGTGTCACGAGTAATGGCTCGTTGATGAAAACCGGAGAGATCATTAACTCATCAGATCCATGCTTGCGCTACATGTGCAAGAACGGAATCCTGTTGACACAGGG GTGCCCCGTGCCATCTGAAACATTATGTGCTGCCCCTTATAAAAACAAAGGCTTGCCTTACCCAGAATGCTGTGCCTTGAAGAGGGACTGTATCGGTTGA
- the LOC142560210 gene encoding uncharacterized protein LOC142560210 isoform X2, which yields MECGAPPEGCYLQQGVDRPFPYCCRVRCPELSVCVTSNGSLMKTGEIINSSDPCLRYMCKNGILLTQGCPVPSETLCAAPYKNKGLPYPECCALKRDCIG from the exons ATGGA GTGTGGGGCACCTCCGGAAGGCTGCTACCTCCAACAAGGCGTAGACAGACCGTTCCCGTACTGCTGTAGAGTCCGTTGTCCTGAGCTGA GTGTTTGTGTCACGAGTAATGGCTCGTTGATGAAAACCGGAGAGATCATTAACTCATCAGATCCATGCTTGCGCTACATGTGCAAGAACGGAATCCTGTTGACACAGGG GTGCCCCGTGCCATCTGAAACATTATGTGCTGCCCCTTATAAAAACAAAGGCTTGCCTTACCCAGAATGCTGTGCCTTGAAGAGGGACTGTATCGGTTGA